From the Streptomyces sp. NBC_00654 genome, the window CGCGAGGGTGGACTTGCCGGACCCGTTGGGGCCCATGATGGCGTGGGTCTCGCTCTGCTTCACGGTCAGGTCGACGCCCTTGAGGATCTCCTTCGTGGCGTTGTCGGCCTCGACGGTGACGTGCAGGTCGCGGATTTCAAGCGTTGCCATGGGTGACTCAGGACTCCTGGGTGACGGAGACGAGCACATCGTCCCCTTCGATCTTTACGGGGTATACGGGGACGGGGCGCGTCGCGGGAAGGCCGGACGGCTTGCCGGTACGGAGGTCGAAGCTCGATCCGTGCAGCCAGCACTCGATCATGCAGTCCTCCACCTCGCCCTCCGACAGCGAGACGTTCGCGTGCGAGCAGATGTCGTTGATCGCGAACACCTCGCCCTCGGTGCGGACAACGGAGACGGGTGTGCCGTCGAGCTCCACCCGCTTGGGGGTGTCGTCCTCCAGCTCACTCAGCGCACAGGCTTTGACGAAGGCCATCAGACGGACGCCTTCAGCTCGGTCTCGATCTTGTCGAGGAGACGCGCTTCGACGTCCGGCAGGCCGATCTGCTGGACCAGCTCGGCGAAGAAGCCGCGCACGACGAGACGGCGGGCCTCCTCGGCCGGGATACCGCGCGACTGGAGGTAGAAGAGCTGCTCGTCGTCGAAGCGGCCGGTCGCCGAGGCGTGGCCGGCGCCGACGATCTCGCCGGTCTCGATCTCCAGGTTGGGTACGGAGTCGACCCGGGCGCCGTCCGTGAGGACGAGGTTCCGGTTCATCTCGTAGGTGTCGGTGCCCTCGGCCCTGGCCTGGATGAGGACGTCACCGATCCATACGGCGTGTGCGCCCTCGCCCTGGAGGGCGCCCTTGTACACCGCGTTGGACTTGCAGTGCGGGGTGTTGTGGTCGACCAGGAGGCGGTGCTCCTGGTGCTGGCCCTTGTCGGTGAAGTACAGACCGAAGAGCTCGGCCTCGCCGCCGGTGCCCGCGTAGGCGACCCGCGGGTGCAGGCGCACCAGGTCCCCGCCGAAGGTGACGACGATCGACTTGAAGGAGGCGTCCCGGCCGACCAGCGCGTTGTGCTGGCCGACGTGGACGGCCGTGTCGTCCCAGTCCTGGACGGAGACGACGGTCAGCTTCGCGCCGTCACCGAGGACGTAGTCGACGTTGGCGGCGAGCACCGCGTCACCGGTGTGGTCGATGACGACGACGGCTTCGGCGAAGGCGCCCAGCTCGATGACCTGGTGGCCGTAGGCCACACCGCCCTCGCCGTGCACGGCGATCCGGACCGGCTCGGTGAGCACGGCCTCCTTGGCGACCGTGACGACCGAGGCCTTCTCGAAGGCGGAGTACGCCTGGGCGGCGACCCGGTCCACCGGCGTACCGGCCCTGCCGAGCCGCGCGTCGTCGCGGCCGACGGTCTCGACGGTGACGCCCTCGGGCGCCTCGACGACGACCTTGACGCCGCCGCCGGTGGCGACGGCCGTGCCGTCGTGCAGCCCGCGCAGCCGCTCCAGCGGCGTGAAGCGCCATTCCTCCTCGCGGCCGTGCGGGACCGGGAAGTCCGCGACGTCGAAGGACGGGGGCGCGCTCATGCGCGTGGCGACGGTCGACTCGGCGGCCACCGCGATGGACCCGGCGGTGGTGGAGCCCACCGGAATGTTCTGAGCCTCAGCCATGGCTGTCGTAGTGCTCGCTTTCTCAGTCAGGAACTCGGGATTCGTCCGGTGGTACGGCGCACGGCCGTACTAGCCGACCGAACCCTCCATCTGCAGCTCGATCAGCCGGTTGAGCTCCAGGGCGTACTCCATGGGCAGCTCCTTCGCGATCGGCTCGACGAAGCCGCGCACGATCATCGCCATGGCCTCGAACTCGGTGAGTCCGCGGCTCATGAGGTAGAAGAGCTGGTCCTCGGAGACCTTGGAGACGGTCGCCTCGTGGCCCATCGACACGTCGTCCTCGCGGACATCGACGTAGGGGTAGGTGTCGGAGCGCGAGATCGTGTCGACCAGCAGCGCGTCACAGAGCACGTTGGACTTCGCGCCCGGCGCGCCCTCGCCGATCTCGATCAGACCGCGGTAGGAGGTACGGCCGCCGCCTCGCGCCACCGACTTGGAGACGATGTTGGAGGAGGTGTTCGGGGCCATGTGGACCATCTTGGCACCGGCGTCCTGGTGCTGGCCCTCGCCCGCGAAGGCGATGGAGAGCGTCTCGCCCTTGGCGTGCTCGCCCATCAGGTAGACCGCCGGGTACTTCATGGTGACCTTGGAGCCGATGTTGCCGTCGACCCACTCCATGGTCGCGCCCTCGTACGCCACGGCGCGCTTGGTGACGAGGTTGTAGACGTTGTTCGACCAGTTCTGGATGGTCGTGTAGCGGCAGCGGCCGCCCTTCTTCACGATGATCTCGACCACGGCGCTGTGCAGCGAGTCCGAGGAGTAGATCGGCGCGGTGCAGCCCTCGACGTAGTGGACGTAGGCGTCCTCGTCGACGATGATCAGCGTCCGCTCGAACTGGCCCATGTTCTCCGTGTTGATACGGAAGTAGGCCTGGAGCGGGATGTCGACGTGGACACCCTTGGGAACGTAGATGAACGATCCGCCGGACCACACGGCCGTGTTCAGCGAGGCGAACTTGTTGTCGCCGACCGGGATGACGGTGCCGAAGTACTCCTTGAAGAGCTCCGGGTGCTCCTTCAGCGCGGTGTCGGTGTCGAGGAAGATGACGCCCTGCTCCTCCAGGTCCTCACGGATCTGGTGGTAGACGACCTCGGACTCGTACTGCGCGGCGACACCGGCGACCAGGCGCTGCTTCTCCGCCTCGGGGATGCCGAGCTTGTCGTACGTGTTCTTGATGTCCTCGGGCAGGTCCTCCCAGGACTCCGCCTGCTTCTCGGTGGACCGGACGAAGTACTTGATGTTGTCGAAGTCGATGCCCGACAGGTCGGAGCCCCAGTTCGGCATGGGCTTCTTGCCGAACAGCTTCAGGCCCTTGAGCCGCAGCTTCAGCATCCATTCGGGCTCGCTCTTCTTGTCCGAGATGTCGCGGACGACAGCCTCGGAGAGGCCGCGCTTCGCCGCCGCTCCTGCCGCGTCGGAGTCGGCCCAGCCGAATTCGTACGTGCCCAGACCCTCGAGCTCAGGGTGGGCAGTCTCCGTGGGGAGCGTCATGCGGGGTTCCTCCCGGCCGTGCTTGCAGATGCTGATGGGGTGGTCTGTGGTGGTGCTGCGTGACCGCTGCGCGGCACGAAGGTCGTACACACGCCGTCGCCGTGGGCGAGGGTGGCCAGACGCTGCACATGGGTCCCGAGGAGGCTGGAGAAGAATTCCGTCTCCGCCTCGCACAGCTGTGGGAACTGTTCGGCGACATGCGCGACCGGGCAGTGGTGCTGGCACAGCTGCTCGCCCTGCTGGGGGGCCGGCGCACTTCGCGCCATGGCAGCGTACCCGTCTGCGGACAGGGCCTTGGCCAATGCCTCGGCGCGGTCCTCGGGAGCCGCGGCCTCGACCGCCTCGCGGTATCCCTCGGCCTGGGCGGCCATCCGGGCGCGGGCGAAGGCGAGCACCGCCCCGTCGCCCGAGGTCTCGGCGATCCAGCGCAGCGCGTCCGCGGCGAGCTTGTCGTAGGACTGGTCGAAGGCGTCCCGGCCGCAGGCGGTCAGGGCGAACACCTTGGCGGGGCGGCCGCGGGTCCGCGCCCCGTAGACCCGCTGTTCGCGGGGCTCGACGACATCGTCGGCGACGAGTGCGTCGAGGTGGCGGCGGACAGCGGCCTGGGTCAGGCCGACCCGCTTCGCCAGATCGGCTGCGGTGGAAGGGCCGTGGTCCAGGATGGAGCGCGCGACCCGGTTGCGCGTCGAGCGCTCGCCGGTCGCGAGTTCCTCCTGCGGAGCCTCGCCAACGTATTTCACAACGCCATTGTTG encodes:
- a CDS encoding bifunctional 3-phenylpropionate/cinnamic acid dioxygenase ferredoxin subunit, whose protein sequence is MAFVKACALSELEDDTPKRVELDGTPVSVVRTEGEVFAINDICSHANVSLSEGEVEDCMIECWLHGSSFDLRTGKPSGLPATRPVPVYPVKIEGDDVLVSVTQES
- the sufD gene encoding Fe-S cluster assembly protein SufD, which produces MAEAQNIPVGSTTAGSIAVAAESTVATRMSAPPSFDVADFPVPHGREEEWRFTPLERLRGLHDGTAVATGGGVKVVVEAPEGVTVETVGRDDARLGRAGTPVDRVAAQAYSAFEKASVVTVAKEAVLTEPVRIAVHGEGGVAYGHQVIELGAFAEAVVVIDHTGDAVLAANVDYVLGDGAKLTVVSVQDWDDTAVHVGQHNALVGRDASFKSIVVTFGGDLVRLHPRVAYAGTGGEAELFGLYFTDKGQHQEHRLLVDHNTPHCKSNAVYKGALQGEGAHAVWIGDVLIQARAEGTDTYEMNRNLVLTDGARVDSVPNLEIETGEIVGAGHASATGRFDDEQLFYLQSRGIPAEEARRLVVRGFFAELVQQIGLPDVEARLLDKIETELKASV
- the sufB gene encoding Fe-S cluster assembly protein SufB, which codes for MTLPTETAHPELEGLGTYEFGWADSDAAGAAAKRGLSEAVVRDISDKKSEPEWMLKLRLKGLKLFGKKPMPNWGSDLSGIDFDNIKYFVRSTEKQAESWEDLPEDIKNTYDKLGIPEAEKQRLVAGVAAQYESEVVYHQIREDLEEQGVIFLDTDTALKEHPELFKEYFGTVIPVGDNKFASLNTAVWSGGSFIYVPKGVHVDIPLQAYFRINTENMGQFERTLIIVDEDAYVHYVEGCTAPIYSSDSLHSAVVEIIVKKGGRCRYTTIQNWSNNVYNLVTKRAVAYEGATMEWVDGNIGSKVTMKYPAVYLMGEHAKGETLSIAFAGEGQHQDAGAKMVHMAPNTSSNIVSKSVARGGGRTSYRGLIEIGEGAPGAKSNVLCDALLVDTISRSDTYPYVDVREDDVSMGHEATVSKVSEDQLFYLMSRGLTEFEAMAMIVRGFVEPIAKELPMEYALELNRLIELQMEGSVG
- a CDS encoding metalloregulator ArsR/SmtB family transcription factor — translated: MKYVGEAPQEELATGERSTRNRVARSILDHGPSTAADLAKRVGLTQAAVRRHLDALVADDVVEPREQRVYGARTRGRPAKVFALTACGRDAFDQSYDKLAADALRWIAETSGDGAVLAFARARMAAQAEGYREAVEAAAPEDRAEALAKALSADGYAAMARSAPAPQQGEQLCQHHCPVAHVAEQFPQLCEAETEFFSSLLGTHVQRLATLAHGDGVCTTFVPRSGHAAPPQTTPSASASTAGRNPA